A section of the Lepus europaeus isolate LE1 chromosome 10, mLepTim1.pri, whole genome shotgun sequence genome encodes:
- the CD40 gene encoding tumor necrosis factor receptor superfamily member 5 has protein sequence MLRLPVRCVLWGCLLTAVLPEPPTACRENQYQVNNQCCNLCPPGERLDNECVDGTNTKCLPCSDGEFLDTWNREMRCYQHKYCNPKLGLQVQTEGTSETDTTCTCQEGQHCVSDACDSCAPHSSCPVGFGVRQKATEVSDTICEPCPDGFFSNVSSAVESCHPWTSCVTHNLVELQAGTNKTDVRCGAQDRKRALVLIPMVLGGVSAALLVSVYIRKAIKKPTDKGYRVGTVGQDPVEMEDFPGHNTGAPVQETLHGCQPVTQEDGKESRIAVQERQ, from the exons ATGCTTCGGCTGCCGGTGCGGTGTGTCCTCTGGGGCTGCTTGCTGACCGCC GTCCTCCCAGAACCGCCCACTGCCTGCAGGGAAAATCAGTACCAAGTGAACAACCAGTGCTGCAATTTGTGCCCGCCAG GAGAGAGACTGGATAATGAATGCGTAGACGGCACCAACACAAAATGCCTTCCTTGCTCTGATGGCGAATTCTTAGACACCTGGAACAGGGAGATGCGCTGTTACCAGCACAAGTACTGCAACCCCA AACTAGGGCTCCAGGTCCAGACGGAGGGCACCTCGGAGACAGATACAACCTGCACCTGTCAAGAAGGTCAACACTGCGTCAGTGATGCCTGCGACAGCTGTGCCCCACACAGCTCCTGCCCCGTGGGCTTTGGGGTCAGGCAGAAGG CCACCGAGGTTTCTGATACCATCTGCGAACCCTGCCCGGACGGCTTCTTCTCCAATGTGTCGTCTGCTGTTGAAAGCTGTCACCCATGGACAAG CTGTGTGACCCACAACCTCGTGGAGCTACAGGCGGGAACTAACAAGACAGACGTGCGCTGTG GTGCCCAGGACCGGAAGAGAGCCCTGGTGTTGATTCCCATGGTGCTGGGGGGCGTGTCCGCTGCCCTCTTGGTGTCCGTTTATATCC GCAAGGCGATCAAGAAGCCAACAGATAAG GGCTACCGCGTCGGGACGGTGGGGCAGGACCCCGTGGAGATGGAGGACTTCCCCGGCCATAATACGGGCGCGCCGGTCCAGGAGACCTTGCACGGGTGCCAGCCGGTCACCCAGGAGGACGGCAAGGAGAGCCGCATCGCCGTGCAGGAGCGGCAGTGA